A single genomic interval of Gouania willdenowi chromosome 10, fGouWil2.1, whole genome shotgun sequence harbors:
- the LOC114470527 gene encoding retinoic acid receptor responder protein 3-like isoform X3 codes for MALTQCDEKPKAGDCIEIFRGNYQHWALYVGDGCVVHLAPPCEAPGEAANKMASVLCEKALVQKNGLWDVVGNHEWRVNNDLDKKYEHRPVQVIVRDALDVVGCELPYNIVARNCEHFVNELRYGKAESRQDFANKNCVGQK; via the exons ATGGCCCTGACACAG TGTGATGAGAAACCAAAGGCTGGGGACTGCATTGAGATCTTCCGAGGCAATTATCAGCACTGGGCCTTGTACGTTGGAGATGGCTGTGTAGTTCATCTGGCTCCTCCCT GCGAGGCCCCAGGTGAAGCAGCCAACAAAATGGCATCTGTCCTGTGTGAGAAAGCCTTGGTGCAGAAGAATGGACTGTGGGATGTGGTCGGAAATCATGAGTGGAGGGTCAACAATGACCTGGACAAGAAGTACGAACACCGGCCAGTTCAAGTCATCGTGAGAGACGCCCTCGACGTGGTTGGCTGTGAGCTGCCCTACAACATCGTCGCACGCAACTGTGAACACTTCGTCAATGAGCTGCGTTACGGCAAGGCCGAGTCCCGACAG GATTTCGCCAATAAAAACTGTGTTGGCCAAAAGTGA
- the LOC114470527 gene encoding retinoic acid receptor responder protein 3-like isoform X2, with amino-acid sequence MALTQCDEKPKAGDCIEIFRGNYQHWALYVGDGCVVHLAPPCEAPGEAANKMASVLCEKALVQKNGLWDVVGNHEWRVNNDLDKKYEHRPVQVIVRDALDVVGCELPYNIVARNCEHFVNELRYGKAESRQCKICVCVCRSKD; translated from the exons ATGGCCCTGACACAG TGTGATGAGAAACCAAAGGCTGGGGACTGCATTGAGATCTTCCGAGGCAATTATCAGCACTGGGCCTTGTACGTTGGAGATGGCTGTGTAGTTCATCTGGCTCCTCCCT GCGAGGCCCCAGGTGAAGCAGCCAACAAAATGGCATCTGTCCTGTGTGAGAAAGCCTTGGTGCAGAAGAATGGACTGTGGGATGTGGTCGGAAATCATGAGTGGAGGGTCAACAATGACCTGGACAAGAAGTACGAACACCGGCCAGTTCAAGTCATCGTGAGAGACGCCCTCGACGTGGTTGGCTGTGAGCTGCCCTACAACATCGTCGCACGCAACTGTGAACACTTCGTCAATGAGCTGCGTTACGGCAAGGCCGAGTCCCGACAG tgtaagatatgtgtgtgtgtatgcagaaGCAAGGACTGA